AAGCGGGCTCGTTGCAGGAAACCAGCAACAAGGCGAGGGCACTGAAAAGAAGCGCGAGAGCAGGCTGGGATCGAGCGCGGTTCATCGATCTCTCCTTGGTTTGAGGAATGTCCATGGCACGGCCCAAATAGAATCCAACGAACAGCCAACCGAACCTTTTGCAAACCCGATGCAACACGAATGAAACACGCGGCAACCGATTCGTGCCAGCAAAGCACCGAAATGGAGGGGGATCCGGGAAACGGAAAAGGCCACCCTTGCGGATGGCCTTTTGAGTAGAGCGTAGGGGACTCGAACCCCTGCCACCGCCGTGAGAGGGCAGCGTCCTAACCACTAGACGAACGCTCCGTAAGTGGAGTGGCAAAGATACGCGAGCCCCCCTGGAATGTCAAGACCGCGAGTCCACGGCATTCCAGCAGCAAGTGATCAGGGAATCACGATGGCTTCGGTTGCCCGACCGACCGTCACCAGCCGCAACCCCGGAGTTGGCGCAGTCCATCGCACCGAGCCGGATCCCGATTGGAATTGGGCCTCCAAGCGACCATCGGCGCGCTGGATGCGAATCTCCGTTCCGCCGGCCATCGGCGTGATTTCCAAGGTGCGGCCGACTCTCCTCAAGGAGGAGGCCTGCATGGCGGGCGCAGGGGCTAGAGAACTGATCGATTCCTTGACGTCGAAAGAAACGATGTCCCTCCCGACCTGGAGCCAGAGCACATCCTTGTCGAGATCCATCCGCCCGACGGCGGCATCGAAGTTGAGCTTGGAATATTGCTCAAGTCCCAAATCCACCCATCGCCCGAACACAAGCATGCTATCAAAGCCGACAACCGCCAAGGACTTGCTCCCCAGGTTGCTTGTGGCCAAATACGCGGCTTTGTTCGGACTGGGCTGGTAGCCTTCGATCGGTCGGACATTGTCGGTTGCGGGCGAATACCACGGACCGATCCTGCCCAGACTGTCCATCACCAACGTATTGGCTCCATTTGGGGAAAAACGGTTGCGCGTATAGAATCTGCTGGTCGGAACGCTCACCGAAGGCACGTCGCTGCATAGGGACAGGCTTGGGCAGCGATAGAAGTTCATCACGTCCGTGCCGCGGCGGATCTCGATCATCTCGATCGCGTCGGGACTCTGGACTTCGCACGTTTTTCGGTCGGTGCCACCCAGGGAATCGACCAGGACAGGCCGCGACGAACTCAGATCGAACTCGTATGCGCCGGATCCTCCACACACGTTGAGTTTGCCCATCGTGACCCCGCCGGTGTAATCCCCCCAGCCAAGACTCACTCCGCCCGTGCACATCATGCGGTCGTCCTTGACGAAATCCCAATTCACCGAGCAAACGGAGTCCTTGAACACCAGGAATCCGGTCTTGGTGCCGCGCGGAATGTACAACGCCGCTTCCGACTGGTTGCCTTCGTATCCGATGGAATCCAGCTTCTGCACGCCATCTTCGGTGCGCTGCAGCCGATAGATCACGCCTCCCCGATCCACATAGGCGTACGGGCCATCGGAAGCGATGGTGCGCACGCTGATCCCGGAAATCCTGCGGGGCTCCGAGAGCGTGGGGACGGCGAACACCATGGTGGCGAGTCCGAGCAAAAGGGCGATCTGTCGCATCGAGTTCTCCTTTCGAGAGAGTGTCTGACACCCTGCAACATCGCACCGGGATGGCTCCGGACGGTCCGTGGAGACCCAAAAGATATGGACAACCTGTCCATGGACAAGTTGTCCCAAGTTCCTTCCGACGCAAGCTTCTCTTCCAGTGGCTTTCAAAGCCATCTTTGGGAGTGGAGGCACTCTTGGATCCCATCTGGTCGCACACGGACTACCGCAAATGGATGCGCGCCTGGCTGGAAGCCCAGCGCTTGGCCCGTCCCTCCGTGGTCTCCAGCCGCTGGATGGCCTTGCGACTGTCCATCGACCCCAGCTTGTTTTCGAAGATCCTCGCCGCCGAGCGCCACATCGCCACATCGCAGGTGGAACCGATCTGCGAACTGACGGGCCTGGCAGGCGACGAGGCCGAATATTTCAGGATCCTGGTGCAGTACGGGAAGGCGAAAGGACACAAGGAGGCCCAGTCCTGCTTTCGCCGGATGGCGCAATTGCGCAAAGTCTCGCCGGTTCCGTTGGAAGGCGTCCAGTCCGCCTACTGGCAGAACTGGGAAAACCTCGCGATCCGCGAACTGATGTCCTGCGGCGATGTGAAGGACGATCCCGAGACGATCGCCCGCAGGATACGGCCAACCCTGTCGGCTCGCCGTGTACGACAATCTTTGTCAATCCTGTCCGAACTGGGCCTGGCCACGCTGGACGAACGCGGAATCTGGCGCCGTTCGGAGCCCTTTTTGCGCGACGGCCCGAACGTGGATCCCGCCGTCTTGCGCCACTTCCACAAGGAGAGCCTGCTCTTGGCCGCCGAGGCCATCGAGTCCGTCCCGAAGGAGCTGCGCGACCTTTCCAGCCTGACCTTGGCGATCCCGGAAAACGGCTATCCGCAGTTGGTGGAACTTTTGAAGGAGTTCCGCCAGCGAATTCTGGCTACCATTTCGGGAATGGACAAACCGGATCGCGTCTACCAGTTGGGATTGCACCTCATCCCGCGGGCCTTGCCCGACTCGGACCGACCGGATGCGTAGCCTGGCACCTGCCTGCGAACGATGGCTCGCCATCGGCCTGGCCGTCTTCTCCCTGTGCGGATGCGGAGACAGCCGCGTGGTGTCGGGTCCGTCGGCGACAGAAACCGGCAATGCACTCCAGACGAGGCTGATCCGCGAGGATGGCTCGGCAGCCGCTGGCGCGCGAGTGGCCGTGCGCAGATCCAGCGCGATGGACCAGACCGGCGCCATCCTTTTGACCGCGGACGCATCGGGGCTGGTCTCGACAAGGCTGGAAACGGGCGATTGGACCTTGGAAGCCCGCGAAGCCGGCGCAGGCTTGCGCATCGATGTGCGGCTGGGCTCCGATACCGCACTGGACACCGCACGGCTTCTGCGACTGGGCACGGTGGTCGGAAGGCTCCAATCCACCCAGCAATCCCCTTCCTTGGCTGTTTCCGGACTGGGACGGCGAATCGATGTCGCCGCGGATGGTTCCTTCCGAATCGACTCCATCCCCTGGGGAAGCCAGCCCTTGGTGCTGGTGGGGACTTCCGCCAGCTGGAACCTGAAGATCGCTCCGGGAAAAACGGATTCCGTCCTCTTGGACGAAAATCGTCCGGGGGAACTGTTCCAGACCTCCTCGATCCGCACCATCGTGGAAGGGGGGCTTCTCCCCCGCCGATCCATCCTCTCCGGCATCGAAACGGGATGGCCTCTGGCCCAAACCGAATGGACGGATTCCAACGGCACCGTGGTCCCGGTCTTCCCGCTTTCGGATTCGCTCGGCCCAGCCTTCGCGTGGACCTTCGCCCGCAACCGGGCCACCCTGCAGCCGCGGCGCATCCTCTCCGGACGCGCCATCGCATCCCAGGTTTTCCGTCCTGCCGACGGATTCCGTCTGGCCCTGGCCTTCCCGCGCCTTCGCCCCGACCAGAATACCGACGACACGGCCGGAAATCTCGCCGCCTCCGACGCGGTACCGCTGGATCCCGAAGGCGATTTCCTGTCGGATCCTTCCGAGGGCGAGGTCCGCCGCGCCCCGATCGGCGCGTCCCTCCTTCGCCTGGACGCATCGACCATGCCCCCCGCCGAAGGCACGGTCTCCATCCGGGTGCGCATGGAACAACCGGACGTGGGACGGATCTGGCTCCTGGATTGGACAGATTCCGCCACCTCCGGCCTCAGGGTGGGGATCGGAGCGGGAGCTCTGTACGTTCGCATGGCGGACACGTCGGAGATCGAGATCCCGGCCGAGAACCTCGGGGCCTACTCCACCTGGAACATTTCCTGGAACGCCACCTCGATGCGCATCGGCAGGGATGGGAAGTCCCTCTTCGAGCGCAAACTGGCATTTCCCCAAACGCCTCGCACCCGGTGTGTCATTGGAACGGGCGGTGGCTTGCGGATGTCCCATCTTCTGATCCTGGACCGATCGATCCCCCTCGACTCGATTTCCTGGTAACAAAAACGCCCCCGGGGACGGATCCCCGGAGGCGTCAGACAATCTCTGTCAGCGATCCGATCAGATGCTGCCGAGCATTTCCTTCACGACGGAGATCTCTTCGTTCAGTTCCTTGACGGAAAGCGCGATGCGCTCCTTGGCCAAGCCGTTGAGATCGTAGCCCTTGACCACTTCCCACTCGCCGTGGCCGGTGGTGCGCACGGGGAAGGAGGCCATGATGTCCTTGTCGATGCCGTAGTCGCCGTTGGACCACACGGCCACCGAGTGGACGGTGGAACCGGGGGTGACCAGGCTGCGGACGTGGTCGATCAGGCCGTTGGCGGCGCTGAAACGGCTGGAGGCGCCCGCGACGTCGATGATCGCCGCACCGCGCTTTTGCACGGTGGGGATGAACACGTCCTTGGCCCAGGCTTCGTCGCCGATCACTTCGGAAGCGAGCTTGCCGTTGATCTTGGCGTTGAAGTAATCCGGGTACTGGGTGGCCGAGTGGTTGCCCCAGATGATGGCCTCGGTCACGGCGCTGGAATGCACTCCGGCCTTGGCGGCCAACTGGCTCATGGCGCGATTCTGGTCCAGGCGGGTCATGGCGCTGAAATTCTTCTTGGCCACGCGGGGAGCGCTCATGGCGCAGATCCAGGCGTTGGTGTTGCAGGGGTTGCCCACCACGGCCACGTGCACGTTTTCCGCGGCGACGGCATCGATGGCCTTGCCCTGGCCAACGAAGATCTTGCCGTTGTCCAGCAACAGATCCTTGCGCTCCATGCCGGGGCCGCGGGGCTTGGAGCCCACCAGCAAGCACCAGTCGGCATCCTTGAAGGCCACCATCGGGTCGTCGGCCAGCACGATGCCCTGCAACAGCGGGAACGCGCAGTCGTCCAGTTCCATCGCCACGCCCTTGAGGGCCTGCTGGGGCTTCTCGAAGGGGACTTCGAGAAGTTGGAGGATCACGGGCTGGTCGGCGCCGAACATTTCGCCGGAGGCGATGCGGGGGATCAGGCTGTAGCAGATCTGGCCGGCGGCACCGGTGACAGCAACGCGCAAGGGCTTCTTCATGAATGTCTCCAAAGGAATGGTGATGGATGGACTGGTGGAGCGTGCAAAAGGTAGACTCCCGGCTCCAGACCGGGGAGAGGTTCGCGCACGAGCCTACGACGGCGCTCCCTGTTTCGCAACTCCCGCTGGCAAGAATCGCGACGGTCAGCTCGGTGCGAGCGGCTCGATTTGGAAATGGAAGGTCGCTCCGTGGCCTTCCTTGCTTTCGGCGCTGACCACACCGCCGTGGCGCTCCACGATGCGGCGCACCATCGCCAAGCCGATGCCGTCGCCGGGAATGCTCTGGTCGGCGTGCAGGCGCGAGAAGACTCCGAACAGTTGATCCGCCCATTCCATGTCGAACCCTTTTCCGTTGTCCTCCACGAAGAATCCTCGCTGGTCGTGACCGGCACGGATCCAACCGAGATCACGCCCTACCGTGTACTTGGCCGCATTGGACAACAAATTCTGCCAGACCTGTCGCAACAGATCCGGATCCGCATGGCAAGCGGGCAAGGGATCGAGCAGGAAGGTGAAGGATCGCTCCGGATGCCCTTGGCGGATCTCCGACCAGACCTCCAAAATCATGCGCTCGTGGTCCTTCCCGTCGACGAGCTCCACCTGGAGACTGCCCGCGCCCAATCGGCAAAAGCGCAGGAACGACGCATGGATCCGCTGCATGCGCTCGGCGCTGGCACGGATCCGATCGGCCATCCATGCCTCCTCGCCGGAATCCGGCAAGTTGGCGACCAGGGATCTGGTGATGTCCTGGAGCTTCGCGATCGGCTCCTGGAACCGATGCGCGACCACATCGACCGCCTCGCTCAGACGCTCTCGCGCCTTGACCAATTCCGACCGGCGATCTTCCACCGCTTGCTCCAATTCCTTCGTCAGATCCTCCAGTCTCTGCTCGTTGCGACGCCTGGCGACCAGATCCGTGCCCGCGATCGTGAGCAACCTCCTGACCACAGCCAATGGGGAACCCACGAAGAAGGCGACGTGGACGACCGTGAGGGTCACGCACATCAGCATGGTGATGGCCGGGGCGGGTTCGGGATGAATCCATCCACGAGCACCACCCACGCCGAGCAACAGGATGTTCAGCAAGGAAACCGCCACGATGACCAGGGCCACCCGATTGTTGACCAAAAACGCCGCAGCCTGGATCCAGGCCATGATCAGGAACAACACGGGATGGTAGATCCCTTGGCCGGTCCAAGGCACTCCGAGGCAGACCAGCCCAAACGAGATCAGAAACGCCCATCGCCCGAGCGCTTGCCTGTGCCCCGTGAACAGCCGCACCAGGAGGGCGGGAACGGCCATGGCCACGGCCGAATCGGCCCATACCGATCCGATCCATCCCATCATGGAGGTCAAAGCCAAAGCCGCGGCCAAGATCAGGATTTGGATCGACGAGATGCGGAGATAGCGTTCCCGGGCCAGATCCAACGAAAGCTTCCCGATCATCCACGTCCACCAGGTCGGCTTTGACGCAAGGTCTCGCCCAGAAGCCGATCCAACTGCGCGGATTGTTCCAGGAGCATCTCGAGATCCTGCTTGCGCTGGACATCCAAACTTCCCTCCGAAAGGATCTGCGCGTATCCATGGATGGCGCGCATGGGGGTCTGGAGATCATGGGAAAGGGAATGCGAGAAGGATTCCAGGTCCAAGTTGGCGCGTGCCAGTTCGGCGGTGCGATCATGGATTTCCGAGTGCAGGGTTTCCTGACGTTTCCGCAGGCGCTCCATCGCGTTGTCCAGCGAAGCCCGTTCGGTCTCCATCAGTTGGATGGCCGAAAAATATCCGCGCAGAGGAATGATCAATCCCATCGCGCTGACGCACAGGAAGACAACGAAAATCTTCACCCAAATCTGCGGTGGAGCCATGATTCGAGAGGCGTGGGCGACGGTCTCGTAGTAGGCGCCTCCCCAGATCGCCGCCAGCGAGAGCGCCGCGTAGATCCAGGCGGCGCGATTGCCCAACAGGTATCCGGCCATGACGGTGATCAGGATGGGTTGGGCAATTCCCGGACTTCCGGTTCCGTTGATGAAGGCCAATGCCCAGCCCCCCAGGGTGAGCGTGACCAGCCAGATATGGGACGCGGCGATGTCGCGGTTGTGCTTCCAGAACACCCGCTGCACCAGCAGTCCACAACCGAGCACGACAGGCATCACCAATGTGCGCGGCCCGCCGCCGACCTTCAGGAGGATCGGAATCACGGTGACCCCGATCAACACGAACAACGTGCTGATTTGCAACCAGCCGATCAGCCGGTGTCGCAACTCGCCGTCGTGATCCACCATTCCCGCGGAAGGAGACCCGCCGCGGACCTGGGAATTCTGGGACTCTGCCATCGGAGTCAATCTAACCACCACTTGTGGGCCACCGTCCACAAACGATCCGACCTAAGGCGAGTCCGAACGCAATCGGCGATAGGTACCCATCACCACCTGCACATACCGCTCGGGCAGGGCCTCGTTGCCACGCAACCGGTTCTCCAGGGCCACAGGCCCCATGTTGTAGGCGAGGACCCCCATGCGCAGGTCTCCATAGCGGTGGATCATCTTGAGCAAGAACGCCACGCCCATGCGCACGTTGTACGAAGGGTCCAGCAGGTCCTCGGCGACCGGAGCTTCCAATCCCAGCTCCTGCGACATGGCTCTTGCCGTGATGGGCTGGACCTGCATGACTCCGACCGCGCCCGAAAGCTTGCCACCGGGATGATGCCCCAGAGCCTCGAACTGACCTCCGCTCTCCGTGAGAACCACGGCGAGGATCAGCAACGGATCGAAATCGTACAGCCGCGCGTTCCAATCGATTTCCCGGGCCAACACCGTCGCGGACTGGGGATCGATCCTCCCGGAACAGGCTCGGATCACCAGACCGCGCAGACGATCCACTCTCTGGAGAGAGTCCATGGTTCGCTGGAGGGAATCGAGACGCGTGTTCACGCGCGCCTGCTCGCGTCGGGTCCAGGCGATTTTCGCCCCGAAGCCGATCGAAAGGATCGTGTCGCCAAGGAACAGGACCGCCAGGGCCACGGCGCCCACCAAGGTGGGAGTCAACGAAAGGCTCCAGGTGCGCCTCATCGCGGATCCCGCGGCTGGGAGGAAACCGGGCTCATGGCATGGAGTCTGTGGCGGTTTTTGTCTGAGGTGGCTGGGGCCCGGAAGCGGGTCCATCCCCCGGCGAGGTGGAATCCACCGTAGGCACCGCCGCGCGTCTGCGGTTCCAGCCTTTTCCCGGCGCATCCAACAATCCGAGGTCTTCCAGGGGCTTCAGCCTGGTTTCATACTCCTTGATCTCCCTCTCGACGCGCACCTGCTCGCCACGCAGCCTTTCCAGCTCGGCACCATCGCGCTGGAGCGTGCGGAACTGCCAGATGACGAGGACCATCAAGGTCCCCATCCATCCGGCCAGCAGCAACCCGAGCCCGACCGCCACCGGGGCCGCCAATCGGAATCCGGTGCGCCGCGACCACTTGAAGCCGCGCTCCTGGAAGCCCGTGGCCAAAAGGCTCGCCAGGCTGGGATGGACGCTGAACAGATTCCGCCAAGGCGACAAGCGCTGGAGGATCTCCTCGGAGGTGCACAGGATGGCCATTTCCGCGCCGGCACCGCGAAGATCGGACTCCAAGGACAAAATCTGCAGCACCGCTTCGTCCGTCACGGCCGCCACCCGCAGGAGGTCCAGAACCACCGAACGCCGATTGGGGGACAAGGTCTGGACCTTCTCCCGCAAGGCCAGACCCATCGCCCCATCCAGCCTGCCGGAAGGAGCGATGACCAGCAATCCGGAGGTTTCGTACAGGGAAAAATCCAGCAGTTCGGGGGTCATCGGCGACGCTCCGTGGCCAGGTCGATCCTGGAAATCAAGGACCACGACTCCCCTGGCGGCAATTGCACCTCCCAGAACGCCTGCGCGGCCATCCCATCCAGGCGGCCGGGCTCGTTCTGCCCGGGTCTTCTGGCCATGATCGCGCGGGCATCCATCCTGGCGGCCTTGGCCACTTCCCACGTCAGACTCTGGCCCGCCGAACGATCCGAGATCTCCCAACCCTTGGCGGATTCCGCCTGGGTGCTGGAGACAAGATCCGTCCAGCCTTGGGACTCGAGCCGATGTCGCTGCTCCCCCGCTTCGCCATCGGACGGCGCGACGCCCAGAACGCACTGGAAGCCGAACAACAACAGATGCGACCCGGTGTTGGTCAGTTTGTAGGTCACGGCGACCTGCGCCTTGCCGGAGCGGACCGTGAAGGTCTTTTCCATCTGCAAGGGGTGCTCCACCCCGGCAAGGTTCAAGGTCGCCGAACGGTTGAGCATCACCTGAAGATCCTGCCCCACCCGCTTGTATTGGACATCGAAGGCCCGGCCCGCGAAGTCTCCGATCTCCGCGCGAGCCCCTTCCTCGCCGACCCCTTGGATCTCGTGGAAGCTTTCCGAGAGCACGGGCAGGCCCTGCGCGCAACCCCAGGCGTGCAAGCGCGGCTTGAAATCGAGCGAGCTCAGTTGCCCGCCGCGGCGAGGCTCCACCAGAAGCGAAACGCGCGAATTGCGCACGAGCACCTGCTGCGCGCCTTCGCACAGCAGGTCCAAGGCATCCACCTGCACGGAGTCGTCCGGAAAGGTCTGGTCCAGAACGGTTTCCGCATCCAAGATCAGCGAGCCCAATCGGACCCGGTCTCGCAGATACCGAATCCCTCCCGCTTCGTCGGCGTCGCGGAAGAAGCTCGCGTTCTGCGCTTGCAGCAAGGAGTCGGCCACCAACGCCCGTACCTTGGGTCCAGGGACTTGCTCGGATCTTGTCAGCAGGTGGAGCATCCGCTTGTGGCAGAGATTGGCCCAGCTTTGGCGCCGCAAGAGATCGCGCACGCCCCCACCCGGCCCCGGTTCGCAGTAGGCCCGCGATGCCGAGGGAGGCGGATAGACGATCCCCAGCGGCTCGCCCTTGCGGATGGCCTCGCCGGGCAGGACCAGCTCGAAACCGCTGTCTTGGGTGCTGACCAGGGCCGCCAAGGCGGACAAACGCTCCAGGTGGATGGGCTCGAACCCCTCCCGGGAGGACGCCAAGAGAGGGACATCGATGAGCCCCCCGGCAGGCTCTTTCCCCTCGCCGATGGGAACCGATGCCAGCCGCAACATTTCTTCCACCGCTCCAGCCCGGAACAAGGCGCCCAGCGATTCGCGGGAGGCCAACAGCCGAAAGGGAACACCAAGTTCCTCAGTGAGATACCACCCCAACCGGGCGGCCTCCTCGGCCGTGGGGATCTGGTGGTCTTTCAAAACCGTGTAGGAAAATCCCGATTGCAGAAATCCCGACACCAAGCTGGGATCCCACACGAACCCCGGAAGCCAGGCGCCACGCGGCTCGCCGCCCACGTGCTGACGCAAGGCCCCCGCATGCATCTGGATTTGGGAGCGCCGGGAGGAATCTGGAATTTGGGAAAACAGCGGGTCATGGAAGCCTCCACCCAGCCACTCGATCCTGCCCGAATTGCCGGCCTGACGCAGCACGTCCAGGATCTTGGGGGCCGATCGCGCGGCGCTTTCCAGCACACGGCCCGGCAGATAGAGGGCGAACCGGACATCCAGATGCCTCTGGAGGATCCCGACCAGGGTTTCCAAAGGGGCGAGCGACAGCCGACGAATTTCGTCGTCGGCCAGAAATCCGGGATCGTGCAGATGCACGACCACGGATAGGCGGGTGCGTTGTTCGGTGGGAACGTCGGTCATCGTCCTACAGAGTAGCATCCTCCGGGGCATTCCCGGAGGGCGATGAACCCTCCCACCAACCCGACCAAGGCGGCGTTCCAGTTGATGGCCACCTCGTTGGTCGCGTAGGAGCATTGTTGGTCGGTCCAGGAAAGGGCCGGAGCACCTCCCACCCGGTAGTCCTTGCACTGCCAGGGATTGGCCCCGGCGTCCTGCCCGCCCAGATGTCCTCCCCCCACAAGGAACCCTGGTACGGGCTCCAACACGGTGTCCGCAGCAGATGGCCGGTGGTGGGGATGGCGCGCAGGCCTGAGGCCTACGCCCGTCACGAAGCTCGAGTCGAACGGATTGGCGCCCAAGAGGTACCCCAGATCGCGCCGCGCCGCGGCCAGGAAGCCGGAATCTCCGCTGCGTCGGAAGGCCTGGAGCAGATGGATGCCCTGGTTGGCCAGCACCGCGTTGGAACCCCAGACGAATTCCGAGGAATCGATGGAAACACCGTAGGCTGTGGTTGCCGACCGGTCGCGCAGCACGCGGGCACGCTCCAGCAGGCGAGCGGAGGCGATGGCGGTGTCCTTCGCGAAGATCCGGGGATGCGCCAGGATGGCATAAAGCGCCAGCGCCCCGACATCCTGCCAGGAAGCCTCGTTGCGGGACTGGTCCAACAGACCTCGAAATGGCATCCAGAAATTGTCATCTCCGCCTTGGATGCGCCGTTCCACCGCGGCCAGAAGGCGCTCGTCGGTCAGGACCGTGTCTTCGTATTTGCCGGTCTTGACATCCGGCGGCTGGTGGTAGACCGTGGCCGGATGCGCCACCGACCACGCCCAGGCCCGCTCGGCCGCGCTCGCGCAACGCGCGGCGTAGGCGGAATCCCGTTTGGCGAACACCCTGGAAGCCTTGAAGAACACCGATGCGAAATCCAAGGTGGCGGCGGTGGTCTTCATCACCACGTAGCGATCGGCAAGATCCTGGTGGGGTTGTTCGGTCATCGCGTCGAATTTGAGCGTGGTCAGTTTGTGGTAGACCCCTCCATCCGCATCCTGCATCGAGAGCATCCAATCGAGATTCCATCGCGCTTCGCAAAGCAACGGAGGCTCGCTCCCGGCAGGGATCGGCCAGGAAAGGGTATCGAAGACTGCCGGATGGGATTCGGCCAGATCCAGGAGGGTCCAGCAGGTGATCCCGGAATTGACGATGTACTTGCCGTAGTCACCCGCATCGTACCAGCCTTTGGGGCTGGAAAGCGTTCCATTCTGACCCGTGGAGGAATGCCGCTTCACCAAGGTGTCCGGATGCCCGGCAGGTCGTGCCCAGCTTCCTGCAAATTCAAAGCTCGTGCCGGACCCTGAGCGGTTGTGGTAGAAAGCCTTCATCGTCGTTCGGAACAATTGGCGGTCGGTCGTCGCGGAGACCCGGAAATTGCCCAATCTCGTCTTGCCCGATTCCAGTCCGTAGGTGCCACCAGGCAGGCTCGAGGGAAGACTCACCACCACGGCCGAATCGTGGAGCGCGTTCCAACCGTGCGCAGCGGCGAACACTCCCGTGGCCACCACCTTGCCCCGATCGGCCTCCTTGAGGGTCCAGGCCCCGGTGGGAAACGACCCCTTGGGTGTCCGGCCAACGACCAGATCGATGGGCAAGCCCGCTTGGTAATCGGCTTGATTGGCGCGAAAGGCGGGCAATGATGCGATCGGCGCGCAAGGTGCCGTGGAAATCGCGAAGACAAGCAGCATTGGACCGATCATGGCAGATTCCCTGGATTGGCGGATTCGAGCTGAAACCTAGCATCTGAAGGCGTTCAGTCGATGAACAACGAGCCATGTGTCGCCATCGTCGCAACGGAAGTTCAATACGCGGCGGAAAATGCACTCGACATTGGCAGAGATGCGAATCCCAGAGATATATTTGCCCCGCTGTCGCTACAGGCCATCCGACGACGAAATCAATCGCGCCGTCGGGAATCGAGGCCGTGGCCCACATCGATCCCACAACGAGGAACGCATGGCTAACAAGTACGTCTATTTCTTCGGAGCGAACGCCTCCGAAGGCAACGGCACCCAGAAGAACCTTCTGGGCGGCAAGGGCGCGAATCTGGCCGAAATGGCCCGTCGCGGCTTCAACGTCCCCCCCGGCTTCACCATCTCCACCGAAGTGTGCGTGGAGTACTACGAAAACGGCAAGAAGTTCCCCAAGGAAGTCCAGCCGCAGATCGACGCCGCCGTCACCAAGCTGGAAAAAGCTTTGGGCAAGAAGTTCGGCGACAAGAAGTTCCCCTTGCTGGTGGCCGTGCGCTCGGGCGCCCGCGAATCCATGCCCGGCATGATGGACACCATCTTGAACCTCGGCCTCAACGACGAGACCGTGGAAGCTCTCAAGGCCGCCACCGGCAACGGTCGCTTCGCCTACGACTGCTACCGCCGCTTCGTGCAGATGTACGGCGACGTGGTGATGGGCGTGCAGAAGAAGCACGAGAACGAAGAAGATCCTTTCGAAGCGATCTTGCACGCTGCCAAGCACGCCGCTCATGTCGAGTTCGACAACGAGATGACCGAAGAGCAGATCAAGGGCGTGATCGCCAGCTACAAGGCCATGGTCAAGAAGGCCACCGGCAAGAACTTCCCGACCGACCCCCGCGAGCAGATGCAGGGCGCGATCGAAGCCGTGTTCAAGTCCTGGATGAACGAACGCGCGATCATCTACCGCAACAAGTACAACATCCCCGCCGCCTGGGGCACCGCTGTCAACGTGCAGGCCATGGTGTTCGGCAACATGGGCGAGAACTCCGCCACCGGCGTCGCGTTCACCCGCGACCCAGCCACCGGCGAGAACATCTTCTACGGCGAATACCTCGTCAACGCCCAGGGCGAAGACGTCGTGGCCGGCGTGCGCACTCCGCTGAAGATCGCCGACATGGCGAAGGACCCCAACTGGGCTCCTTCCTACAAGGAATTGGAAGCCGTCCGCAAGAAGCTCGAGAAGGAATTCGGCGATGTCCAGGACATCGAATTCACCATCGAGAACAAG
This DNA window, taken from Fibrobacterota bacterium, encodes the following:
- a CDS encoding malate dehydrogenase, whose amino-acid sequence is MKKPLRVAVTGAAGQICYSLIPRIASGEMFGADQPVILQLLEVPFEKPQQALKGVAMELDDCAFPLLQGIVLADDPMVAFKDADWCLLVGSKPRGPGMERKDLLLDNGKIFVGQGKAIDAVAAENVHVAVVGNPCNTNAWICAMSAPRVAKKNFSAMTRLDQNRAMSQLAAKAGVHSSAVTEAIIWGNHSATQYPDYFNAKINGKLASEVIGDEAWAKDVFIPTVQKRGAAIIDVAGASSRFSAANGLIDHVRSLVTPGSTVHSVAVWSNGDYGIDKDIMASFPVRTTGHGEWEVVKGYDLNGLAKERIALSVKELNEEISVVKEMLGSI
- a CDS encoding TIGR02147 family protein translates to MDPIWSHTDYRKWMRAWLEAQRLARPSVVSSRWMALRLSIDPSLFSKILAAERHIATSQVEPICELTGLAGDEAEYFRILVQYGKAKGHKEAQSCFRRMAQLRKVSPVPLEGVQSAYWQNWENLAIRELMSCGDVKDDPETIARRIRPTLSARRVRQSLSILSELGLATLDERGIWRRSEPFLRDGPNVDPAVLRHFHKESLLLAAEAIESVPKELRDLSSLTLAIPENGYPQLVELLKEFRQRILATISGMDKPDRVYQLGLHLIPRALPDSDRPDA
- a CDS encoding DUF1926 domain-containing protein, which codes for MLLCRTMTDVPTEQRTRLSVVVHLHDPGFLADDEIRRLSLAPLETLVGILQRHLDVRFALYLPGRVLESAARSAPKILDVLRQAGNSGRIEWLGGGFHDPLFSQIPDSSRRSQIQMHAGALRQHVGGEPRGAWLPGFVWDPSLVSGFLQSGFSYTVLKDHQIPTAEEAARLGWYLTEELGVPFRLLASRESLGALFRAGAVEEMLRLASVPIGEGKEPAGGLIDVPLLASSREGFEPIHLERLSALAALVSTQDSGFELVLPGEAIRKGEPLGIVYPPPSASRAYCEPGPGGGVRDLLRRQSWANLCHKRMLHLLTRSEQVPGPKVRALVADSLLQAQNASFFRDADEAGGIRYLRDRVRLGSLILDAETVLDQTFPDDSVQVDALDLLCEGAQQVLVRNSRVSLLVEPRRGGQLSSLDFKPRLHAWGCAQGLPVLSESFHEIQGVGEEGARAEIGDFAGRAFDVQYKRVGQDLQVMLNRSATLNLAGVEHPLQMEKTFTVRSGKAQVAVTYKLTNTGSHLLLFGFQCVLGVAPSDGEAGEQRHRLESQGWTDLVSSTQAESAKGWEISDRSAGQSLTWEVAKAARMDARAIMARRPGQNEPGRLDGMAAQAFWEVQLPPGESWSLISRIDLATERRR
- a CDS encoding transglycosylase SLT domain-containing protein, which encodes MRRTWSLSLTPTLVGAVALAVLFLGDTILSIGFGAKIAWTRREQARVNTRLDSLQRTMDSLQRVDRLRGLVIRACSGRIDPQSATVLAREIDWNARLYDFDPLLILAVVLTESGGQFEALGHHPGGKLSGAVGVMQVQPITARAMSQELGLEAPVAEDLLDPSYNVRMGVAFLLKMIHRYGDLRMGVLAYNMGPVALENRLRGNEALPERYVQVVMGTYRRLRSDSP
- a CDS encoding glycoside hydrolase family 9 protein, with the protein product MIGPMLLVFAISTAPCAPIASLPAFRANQADYQAGLPIDLVVGRTPKGSFPTGAWTLKEADRGKVVATGVFAAAHGWNALHDSAVVVSLPSSLPGGTYGLESGKTRLGNFRVSATTDRQLFRTTMKAFYHNRSGSGTSFEFAGSWARPAGHPDTLVKRHSSTGQNGTLSSPKGWYDAGDYGKYIVNSGITCWTLLDLAESHPAVFDTLSWPIPAGSEPPLLCEARWNLDWMLSMQDADGGVYHKLTTLKFDAMTEQPHQDLADRYVVMKTTAATLDFASVFFKASRVFAKRDSAYAARCASAAERAWAWSVAHPATVYHQPPDVKTGKYEDTVLTDERLLAAVERRIQGGDDNFWMPFRGLLDQSRNEASWQDVGALALYAILAHPRIFAKDTAIASARLLERARVLRDRSATTAYGVSIDSSEFVWGSNAVLANQGIHLLQAFRRSGDSGFLAAARRDLGYLLGANPFDSSFVTGVGLRPARHPHHRPSAADTVLEPVPGFLVGGGHLGGQDAGANPWQCKDYRVGGAPALSWTDQQCSYATNEVAINWNAALVGLVGGFIALRECPGGCYSVGR